DNA from Sulfurimonas gotlandica GD1:
GTAGCAACTACGAATTCACGCTTTTCATATATGTCATCTAAGGAGTTATTTCCAATATTTAGTGATTCTCCAATAACAATAGATCCTAACTTTTTTGTATTTGGAACTACAGCAGAGACATGCTCATTATTATACTTAACCCATCTGTACATAGACTCTTCATATTTTTTAGCAGAGTCATAAAACATAACGATTTTTTCGTGCTCAAAAGCTTCATTTGACATAGCTTTTAATCTATCTAGTTCACTCATCATAAAAGCAAAATCTTTTTTAAACATTTCAAAAAGATTCTCATCAGGAGAGAGAAGATAACGTTTTTCATCTGCACGTGTCATATATGTGTATTGCCAAATATTTGATCCGGCATTGATTTTCTCTATAGTCTTTTGGGATAATTTTCTCTTGACATCTACACGTTTTGCTTCCACATACTGCTGAATCTGCGAGGTAATACTTTCACCATTTTTCTGAAGAACATTACTCTCTTTCTCAAGTTCTTCAAGCAAGTAAATACCTCTTTTGTAATTTACATCGTACTCTTTCATAGCTTGCTTAATCGCTCTGGTTGACTCTCCGCTCATCCCATCAAGAGTTTCATATATATGCTTAATTGCTCTCTCTGACTTGATAAAAGCCTGTTTAGCATTGGCATGATTCATAACAGAACCATTAGCATTTAAAAGGTAGTTTTTCTCTTCTAAAATCGCACGATACGCATTTCTTTCAATACTATTGGCACGAATTAATTCATCAACCTGAGCTTGAATAATATTTAGACCGTTATTTGAAACAAATGAGAGGCTAAGCGCAGCAAGTACACTTAAACCTACAAGTATATAGGTCTTGCATCTAATAGAAAAATTATTTAAGAAATTCATGCTCTTCCTAATATAAGATAATTTGATACTTCATTATATTACATTGATTATTTGTCTTTACTTATAAAATGAATTATAATACGCTTATACAAAGGAAGCCAGATGCCACGCATAGACAGTCAAAAATTTTATAGCTCAGCGATAGAAGTTCATGGTGTTACTGCTAAAGGTGTGAACTGGCACTCAAAAGAGTCTCAACGCACTAGATTTGATATTATTTTCAATATACTACCGAAGGATTTAACACAATTCACTATTGCAGATGCAGGTTGTGGGTTTGGTGACTTGTATCTGTATGCTCAAAAAAAGAAAAGATTACCAAAAGAGTATATCGGAATAGACTCTCTACCTGACATGTACTCTATAGCATCTGAGCAAACAGGCTGTGAAATCATCATCGCCGATATTTGTAAAGACCCTCTTCCAAGTGCTTCTTACTACATCTGTAGTGGTGCGATGAATGTGCTAAATAATTTTGAGACACATCTTTTTATTCGTAAGTGTTATGAAGCATCTGAGATAGGATTTATCTTCAACATCTTACACGGAGATAAAGAGAGCGAAACTTATAACTATCTCACTACCGCTCAAATACAAAAGATTGCATCTGAGATTGGAGTTACAAAGATAACGCTAAAAGATGATTATATGGAAGATGATATAACGGTAGGCTTTTATAAATAATGTGCGCAATATTTGGAATAGTTGGAGAGTATGATGAGGCAAAAGCAAAAAGAGCTTTAGCACTACTTTCTCACAGAGGCCCTGACTACTGCGGCATTACTCAAAAAACAAACTTATTTTTTGCACACCAGAGACTTAGCATCTTAGATGAGAACGCTCGTTCACATCAACCAATAAAGCATGAAAATATCCTTCTTTCTTTCAATGGAGAGATATATAACTTCAAAGAGTTAAAGCAAGAACTCTCATCCGAATTTAACTTCAAAACTCAGGGTGACAGCGAGGTAATCATCGCTGCATATCTAAAGTGGGGAGCAGACTTTGCACTGCATCTGCGAGGTATGTTTGCCATTGCTTTGATGGACGCTGATACACTATACCTCTTTCGTGACAGACTTGGTAAAAAGCCTCTCTTTTTTATGCACCAAGATAGTTTCATCTTTGCATCTGAGATAAAAGCGCTTACTCCTTTTTTAAACAAAACTCAGATGAACGAAGATGCTCTTATGAGTTACCTCTCTTTTTTAGCACCTACTGCTCCAAACACTTTTTTTAAAGGCATCAACAAACTTGCATCTGGAGAATATCTGGTTTTAAAAAACGGGCAGTATGAAGTAAAGAGATACTTCGACCTGCTAGACACTAACCCGAGTATCATAACAGATAGAGATGAAGCTCTGTATACCTTAGAGTCACTTTTAAAAGAGTCTATTACTATGCGTCTAGATGCTGACCAGCCTATGGCATCTCTACTCTCAGGAGGGATAGACAGTGCTACTATAAACTACTACGCAAAACACAGCGGAGTAAACCTTCAAACATATACACTTGGTTATGAAAATTTTGCAAAATATGATGAACGCCAAAATGCAAAAGAGACAGCTGACTTTTTGAGTCTTAGCAATATTGATGTAGAAATAACCCAAGATGATTTTATAGATGCAAGTGATAAAGTTTTAGACTCTTTGGATGAACCTCTGAACGATCCTGCATCTGTGCCTCTGTATTTGCTGTTTGATAGAATTAAAAGAGATGGATATAAAGTAGTTCTAAGCGGTGAAGGAAGTGATGAGCTTTTTCTTGGTTATAGACAATACTTTGAATTTTTAGATATAGAGCAGATGTCAAAACTCTCAAACAAGAACTGGCTAAAAAAATACTTCCGTTCAAACTACTCTCAAAATAGAGAGTGGGAATACTACAAAAGAATCTTCGATGATACACTTCTCTTTAGAACATCAGGTGAGACTTTTACAGACCTGCAAAAAAATGCTCTTATGAAAAGAAATGTAAAAGACAACCAAGCTCTAAAATACCTAAAAACTTATAGAGATAGATTTGAAGCATCCCCACATACAGATGAGAGCATCTGGTACAGCTACATAGACTTAAATCATTTTCAAGCTGAACAATTTCTTACAAAACTAGACCGTGTTAGTATGGCTCATAGTATTGAGTCTCGCACACCATTTTTAGACCATAAACTTGCATCTGCTGTTTTTAGTTTAGACCCGAAACTCCGCTACGAAGATGGAGTAACAAAGTCACTACTAAAACAAATAATGAAACCGCATCTAAATGAAAAAATCTTAAACAGAAAGAAAAAAGGTTTCTCAAATCCTTATATGGAGTACCTAGTTGACTCTAAAAAACTAGAACTTATCAAAGAGGTAAATCAACAGACTGGGATGTTTAAACCTAAAGAGTTAGATGAACTACTAAACTCTGCATCTACAGGTGGATTTAAACAGCACATTTGGGGGCTTTATGTGCTTAGTGTTTGGCTTAAGAAGTGGATAGTTTAATTAAGATATAATTCTTTTTAATATATTTAGGAATCTTTTATGAAATCAAACTACAAAATTATTATCGTTATTACTATCTTACTTCTTATCCTTTCTGTTACTATCTCTGTAGCCAATTACATGGTTTCACTAAAATCTACGCAGACGCATCTAAAAACTCAGTCGCTGCCTCTTTCTATTGACAATATCTATACTGAGATTCAAAAGCACTTAATAGAGCCTTATCTTGTTAGTTCTATGATGGCTAACGATACTTTTTTAAAAGACTGGATAGTTCATGAAGAGGAAAATGTAGGAAAAATAGCAAAATATCTTGACAGCATAAAAAACAAGTATGAGATGCTAACAGCATTCTTGGTCTCAGAGAAGAGTCATAAATACTACACTCATAATGGCTATTTAGAGGAAGTAAAAAAAGATAACCCAACTAATCAATGGTACTTCAAGTTCAAAAATACTCCAAAGAGCCATGAGATAAATCTAGACTTTAATGAGAACTTTACGAACACTCTTATTATGTTTATCAACTTTAAAATATACGATGACAACTATAATTTCATTGGTGCAACTGGGATTGGAATAGAGATTTCATATATTGATGAGATGCTTCGTATGTTCAAGAAAAACTACCATCTAAATGTTTACTTTTTAAATGAAGACGGAAAAGTTGTACTAACTAGACAAAACAAAGAAGCATATTCACATCTAAACGAGATGAAAGAGCTTAAAAAGTACAGAGATCAGATAATCTCAAAAGACACAAGTATGATTGAGTATGAAAAAAATGGTGAAGAGTACCTGCTCAAGACGAAGTATATTCCTGAACTAGATATCTATCTGGTAGTAGAAGCAAAATTAAATGACTTTGATAAAGAAGCTACACAAGTATTTTACTTTAACCTCATTATATCTTTGATTTTCACACTTTTATTTGCGATTATTATTATGTTTGTATTAAGAAATTACCACAGAAAACTAGAGATACTAGCTGACTTTGATTCACTTACAGAGATACCAAATAGACGAAACTTCAACACAAAATTTGAACAATTTTTATCTCTGCATAAAAGAGATGAGAGGCCTATTTGTCTTGTGTTTATGGATATAGATGATTTTAAGTCAATAAACGATGAGCTTGGTCACAATATCGGAGATGAAGTTTTAATACAAGTTGCTAAAATTTTAAAAAATAGAGTAAGAAAAACTGACCTTCTTTCACGATGGGGCGGAGAAGAGTTTACTATTGCATTTATAGACACAAATATAAATGATGCTCACACTATCACCCAAAAAATCAGAGAAGCAATAGAGAAAAATGAAACTCTTAAGAAAACTGTCGGATATAACCTTACAGCTAGTTTTGGTCTTACTGCCTGTAACGAGTACGATACTATTGATACAGTAATATCCAGAGCTGATAAAGCTATGTATGAAGCAAAACAACACGGTAAAAATAGAGTTGTTTTAGCACGATCGGCTGTTAGTGAAGAATCTTCCTAGCCGTTAAGAAAAGATAGTCTTTTCCGGTTACAGTCACTCTGTATTTCTTTTGTTGAAGATATTTTTTACAAAAGTGTATATCTTTTAAAACTAGACTCAACTCAGAAAATGCATAGTTTGGTGCTTTTGCACCATAAATCATCTCCCCGTCAATCCATCTACAGTTTGGAAATCCAAGAATTATAGCCCCACCTTTTTCTAAATGGTTTTGATAGAGAGACATAAAAGTAGTGTTAAAGTTTATATTTGTGCTTTGCAGAGTTCCTATAGAGATGATAAGATCAAACTCTCCAAGTCCTAACTCATCTAGTGCATTTATATCGTGGCATCTAAAGTCTACATTTGCACTTGGGAAATCTTTTTTTGCATACTCTATTGCAGATGCTGAGTAGTCAATCCCTACAAATTCTTTTTCTTTAAACTCATCAGCACTTAGTAACTCCTCTATAACTCTAAACTCATCACCTCTGTTTACACCAAGGTTTAAAACTCTTTTTTTGTCCTTGATATTTATGAACTTCAGAGCCTCTCTATAGTGGTAAAGAAAACTAAACTGGGCTGTTTTATCTATAGTAAAAAACTCACTATCTACACCGTACTTTTCACTGCTTTTATCTGCTTTGTGAAAAGAACTTTCAAGATTTAACTTCTGAAATCTCAGGGTTAAACTCTTTGCATCTGAGCTTGTAGGAGTCAGCATCTTCATAAAAAAGACCTGCGCTAAATCAACAAATGCTTTATAGCCTATGCGTTCTATATCACTCTCTAAAACTTCCAACTCAACAATCTCGCCAGCTTCTATTTCACAAGTCTCAAACCACTCAAGTATTTCTTTTGAACTTTTTTCTTTAAAATTTATATTCATTACCCTACCGTATTATATGACCTGTCACCAGCATCTCCAAGACCTGGTATTATGTACTTATCCTCGTTGAGTTTCTCATCTATTTGTGCGATATAGATATCAATCTCAGGATAAGCAGATTTTACCACGTCCAGACCCTCTGGTGAGCCTATTATGTTTAGTGTTATTATTCTTGATGGTTTTCTTGATTTTATAAGCTCCAATGCATCTATCATCGAACCGCCAGTTGCTACCATCGGATCAACTAAAAGTATAGTTTTCCCCTTACAATCCGGAAGTCTATCATAATAGAGAACACTTTCATGTGTTGTCTCATCTCTTTTCATAGCTAAAAATCCGGCATGAGCATCAGGCAGAAGCTCCATTACACTGTCTAGCATCGGCATCCCAGCTCTTAAAACCGTAACTACGACAATACTCTCTTCATCTATAGTTTTACAACTTAATTCTCCCGTCCATGTAATTACAGTCCTATCTAGAAGAGGAAAGTCGTGAAACGCTTCATAGACAAGCTGTTTTGTGAGCTCGGCTATAGTATGTCTAAAACGAACTGCATCTCGTCTTTGATCTCTTAGATGTGTCACCAAGGTTTTTGTTAGAGGGTTTGTCAATTCATGAATCATTCTTTACCTTTAAAAAGTTTACTCAATTCTGTTGAAAATGGAAATATGATTGTATTAGTCTTGTCATTGGAAATATCACTCATTGTTTGAAGATAACGAAGCTGTATCCCTAAACTATTTTCAGAGAGTTTTTTTGCTGCTGCTAGCAGATTTTCACTGGCTTCCAACTCACCTTTTGCATTGATTACTTTAGCACGACGTTCACGCTCTGCTTCTGCCTGTTTTGCAATAGCACGAACCATACTCTCATCAAGGTCAATATGCTTAATCTCAACATTTGAGATTTTTATCCCCCAGGCATCTGTCTGCTTATCAAGAATCTCTTGAATATCATGGTTAAGTCTTTCACGCTCTGCTAGCATCTCATCAAGTTCATGTCCACCAAGAACTGAGCGCAGAGTAGTCTGTGCGAGCTGACTCGTAGCTGTATTATAATCCTCTACTTGTATGATTGCTTTCTCTGGATCTAATACACGAAAATATACTACGGCATTTACATGGACAGATACATTATCGTGAGAGATTACATCTTGCGTCGGGACATCTAAAACTATGGTTCTTAAATCCACTCTGACCATCTGTTGAATAAATGGGATAAGGATGATTAAACCTGGGCCTTTGACACCAGTAAATCTTCCAAGAGTAAATACAACACCGCGTTCATACTCTCGTAAAATTCGAATGGCCATCGCCAAAAACACTATTACTAAAACTACTACATATATTCCAAAAACTGGTCCGTCAAAATACATCTTTTACTCCTTAATTGGTTTAACTTCGAGTGTAAGACCTGAGAGTCTTATGACTTCTACTCTTTGACCTGCACTCAACTTTGACTTACTCTTTGCACTCCACGCTTCACCGTGACAATATACATGATAAGAGTTTTCATTTACTTCAATCACTTCACCGAGAGCGCCGACTAGCTCCTCTGCTCCTGAGACTATTTTTGCACTACGCGAACTTATAAAGAGCCTAATAACTAGCACGAAAAATCCAAGGCTCACAATAGTCAATGCCAAGATTAATGGAATTGAAACACTACTACCCAAAGTATCTGCATCAAATAGAAGTATAGAACCAAAGGCAAAGGATATTACCCCACCGATGCCAAGCACACCAAATCCTGTTATAAAAACTTCTGCGACCATAAAGGCAATGCCTAAAATAATCAGTGCCAGACCTGCATAGTTAAAAGGAATAATATTTAATGCATATAGTGCAATAACTCCTGCTATTCCGCCAAGGACTCCTGGAAAAATAGCACCAGGATTCATTAACTCAAAAAATATACCATATATGGCAATAAGCAGAAATATATAAGCCATATTAGGGTTTGTAATTATGGATAAAAAACGCGTTTTAAAATTTGCTTCGTAGTTGATTATATTGGCATCTTTAGTATTCAGAATGTGGTTTTGATTAGCTACTTTAACAACTCTGCCATGGAGTTTAGCAAGTAACTCTTCTGTGTTGTTAGCCATCAAATCAATAACTCCAGACTTTAAAGCATCCTCAGCAGAGAGACTCTCAGCTTCTTTTACAGCTTCGATTGCCCATGAGATATTGCGATCATTTAATTGAGCCAGACTTTTTATGTAAGCCGTAGCATCATTGATTGCTTTTTTCTCTAGTGTAGAGATGCTGCTGTTTGCATCTGCTGTTTTTTGTCCTGGCATAATGCTAACGGGAGTAGCAGCTCCAAGATTTGTTCCTGGTGCCATCGCTGCTACATGAGAAGCGTAAAGAAGATATGTTCCTGCACTAGCAGCTCTTGCACCTTTTGGGTAGACATAGGTAGCTACAGAGATAGGAGAGTTTAGAATATCTTGAATCATCTCTCTCATGGAGGTTGAGAGTCCTCCTGGAGTATCAAGTTCAATTAGTATCATCTGAACATCATGAGAGATAGCAGATGCAATTCCTTCTTTTAAGTAGCTGCTAGTAGCTGGCCCAATAGCACCACTTATCTCTAATTTCACAACTGTAGGAGAGGCACTAAAAAGTGGTAAAATAATTAGAAATAGTAAAAAAAGTAATCGCTTCATATCATACACCTTAGATCTAAAGAGTACACATAACAATAACTAATAGTACCCAAGAAATAACAATAAAGTCAATATGATATTTTTTTACGCTTGTGTTTCTTCTTTTTTACTTTTAGATCTTTTATAGAAGATATATCCTGCCCCAACTAAAAGCAAGAAAGCTAAAAGAATCTCAAGTGTGTAGTCTGCTTGCTCTTCTATCTGTGTGTTTATAGGAGCAATTTTTTTGTGAATTTTAACTTCAACAGAATCATCACTCTTTGGTCTCTCTTTAACTTTTTCTATTTCTATTTCTTTTTCAATTTTTTGAGTTTTTACTTCAAGTGCTGCTACTTTTTCTTCTATGACTTCTTTAGCTATTTTTTTGTTTGTTGCATTATCTAGCACATACGCATCGTTATAGTAACTTTCTAATGCTCTTAGTGTTCTCAGCAGTTGTACATAACTTGTAAAAGGTGACAAAGATATAGCGTGATACTCACCTATCTTTTTTAACTCCACTTCTATGGAATTTTTATTTATAAGAGTTGAAAGCTTATCATCATTAAGGATGTTATTATTTAGTTTTACTAAACTATTTAAAGCATTTTTCTCATGTAAAAAGCTTCCTACTATAATCTGTTTTTCACTTGAAAAAAGAGTTATTGCCAGCATTATAATTAAAAATATTGATTTCATTTGTCAATCCTTAGGAGTTATTATTTTTCATTCATTAATACAAGTTCTAAACTACCGCTAACGTAGTTTGCAAAAAATGTAAGTGTCTCAAGGTCTTTATCATCATAATCCCCTCTTGATTTGTTAAGCAGTTGGATAACCCCTATAACTTCTCTTTTAGAGTCAAATATAGGAACAGTGATGATATTTCTAGTCACATAACCACTTTTTTTATCAATACTAGGCAAAAATCTCGAATCATCATACGGAGAATTAACTACTTGAGGTTTTGTAGTTTTGTATGTATCTCCGACAATCCCAGAATCTAGAGCAATAACTATTCGCCCTATTCCATCACTTAGTTTAGTCCAGAGCATCTTATCCTCAGCATCTACTATAAAGATAGAGCATCTGTCTGCGTTTAAAAGCATCTTTGCCTCATCCGCTATAAGCTCCAGTGAGTTTTCAATCTTTCCCAAAGCCATAAGCTTTTTTCCAAACTCTGCTATCTGCTTGTACTTCTGCATTAAGCTTTACTCTCGTCGTTCGAGCCTTCCATCAGACAAAGGTCAATCAACTCTAAGTATCCGCTGACATAGTGAGCGAAAAAGATCATAAACTTAATATCTTCAGTATCAAAACCCTCTTCTTTATTTAGCAGTTGAAGGACCCCGATTATCTCTCTTTTTGAGTTGAAGATTGGAGCAGTCACTATATTTTTAGTTGTATAGCCACTCTCTTTATCTATATCTGGAAGAAAGTGAGGGTTTGAGTATGGATTATTTTCGATAAGTGGCTTTCTTTCTCTAATAGTATGACCTACCAAGCCTTTATTTGATGGGATAATAATCCTTTGGATATCATCTGCAAGAGTAGTCCAGAGTTCTTTCTTTTCTAAATCGTTTATAAAAATAGAGCATCTATGTGCACCGATAACCTCTTTAGCATACTTTGCTATCCGAGGTAAGCCACTTGCATAAGAGGTGTCATTTAACAAATCTCTTCCAAAATCAGCAAGTTTTTTATAAATATTTGCATATCTCATAATAGGTCCCCGTTATTTAATTAGAATAATTATAGTGTAAAATACGAAAAAAAAGGAATCTATATGAATCAAGTTACTATCTGGCATAACCCAAGTTGCTCAAAATCACGCGCGGCACTAAATATTTTAGAAGAAAGTGGTTGTGAAATAGAGGTAGTTAAATACTTAAAAATCACTCCGACTAAAGATGAAATAACAACAGCACTTACTATGCTTGGAATGAACCCTAAAGAGCTAATGAGAACTAAAGAAGATATCTACACTGAGTTAAATCTAAAAGTTGAAGATGATTATGATAAATTAGTAGATGCTATGGTTGAAAATCCAAAGCTAATTGAGAGACCTGTTATTTTTAAAGATGGACAAGCAATCATAGGAAGACCTACTTCTATAATTGCTAAGTTTTTAACTAGCTAAAGAGAATTACTTTTTCTCTTTAGTTTTTTCTACAAAACTACAATCACCGCTTGAGTATGGACAAGTTTTTACTATACTCATCTCAAACTGTTCCTCTTCTATGCCTTCTTGCTTACGGTCGTAGTGGCGCATAGCTGCTCTAAAAGAAGTAAGTACCATATTTGCACTATCCTGATGATCTGTTGAGATATGCTCTACCTGCTCACCTTCTGGTTTGGATGTATCTATTTTAGGCGGTTGGATATTTGCATAAGCTTCTTGAAGGTCTTGCTCTAATCCTAAAACTGTTACAAGAGAATCCACTATAGGTTCACCTTTTATCATCTCTGTAAGAAGAGAGCCAAGAGTTGCCGCATCTTGAGTTGCCGAATTTGTACCAAACTTCACATCAAGAATATGACTACTGTCTCTTTTCATATACATGATTACATAACTCTTTGTCGCATTATCAATACCTACACCGACACAGTCAGCGTCTTCAAGTTTGCCATAATTTTCAGGCTGCATCATGTGTTTAGCTATCTCAATACTTAGTTCTTCTTGATTTTCTTCTTGCATATCTTACCTCTATACTTTTGGAGCAAGCTGTTCTATACTCACACCATTGTCTTTAATAAATTTTGAAATCGTATCTGAGTGAGTATGCTCATACTCTTTTGCATAAACGATTCTTTTGATACCACTTGCTATTAGGTTTTTACTACATTCGCTACAAGGTTCAAGTGTTACAAATATCGAAGCACCTTCTATAGAGATGCCTTTTCTTGCTGCCCAGATGATAGCATTCATCTCTGCATGAATCTCATAAGTCTTTGACCACTCATGATGATCTGGAGTATACTCACCGTTCCAGTGATCGCAACAGTTTGTAAATCCTGCCGGTGTACCGTTGTAACCAGTACTTAAGATACGACCATCTTTTACAATAACTGCACCGACCTGTTTAGATACACACTTTGAAGCTGTAGCAAGCTCTTGTGCAATATTTATGAAGTTTTGATCACTTAACATTTCTAATCATCTTTAATTCTGCATTATGACGAAGCCTTGCGAAGTAATCACCAAGAACCTGTTCTCTCTGCTCAGCAGTTATCATGTTTACTATTTGGTTTCTAACACTATCCAAACCTGTCTCTTTAGCTGATTCTATCTCTTTGATGTAAAAGCTCATATATCCGCCTTTACCGTCTGGAACAGCTGCCGTAAAACTGTTTAATGATGTTCTTTCTAAAAGAGATGCTAATTCTGGAGAGATTCTGTCGTATGGAAGACTCTGCTCATTGCTAGAGATATCTGGTGAATAGAACATTGGATTGTCAATTTTTTCTTGAAGCTTTTGCTTGTTAGTTGACTGATATATCAAAACTTTAAATCCGCTTGGATGAGCAAACGAGTCTTTATGTGATTTAAAATATGCTTCTATCTCATCTTCTGTTGGCTCCGAAACACCGCTGTAGGCGATTGCAGAGTAAAGCTTTTGAGAAAGTAGTTTTTCTTTTATCTTCTCTTTTAACTCTTCTGATGTTAAACCGCTTGAGTTTCTAACAGCTTCGTAAAACTCACTTACACTAAGTTTATTTCTCTCAGCAGTTTTTTTGATGTCATCATAAACTTCACCGCTGCTAACAGATATTTTTCTCTCATCTATCTCTTGATTTTCAAGAGCTTTTCTTATTAAAGCATCTGTAGCAGATTTAGCATCTATTTTTGAAAGTTGCATCTCTTTTTTTATGTCATAAAGAGTTATAGCACTTCCTTTGACAATAACAGCGATTCCATCAACAATTTCAGCACTTAGTGTTAGAGCAAG
Protein-coding regions in this window:
- the asnB gene encoding asparagine synthase (glutamine-hydrolyzing); amino-acid sequence: MCAIFGIVGEYDEAKAKRALALLSHRGPDYCGITQKTNLFFAHQRLSILDENARSHQPIKHENILLSFNGEIYNFKELKQELSSEFNFKTQGDSEVIIAAYLKWGADFALHLRGMFAIALMDADTLYLFRDRLGKKPLFFMHQDSFIFASEIKALTPFLNKTQMNEDALMSYLSFLAPTAPNTFFKGINKLASGEYLVLKNGQYEVKRYFDLLDTNPSIITDRDEALYTLESLLKESITMRLDADQPMASLLSGGIDSATINYYAKHSGVNLQTYTLGYENFAKYDERQNAKETADFLSLSNIDVEITQDDFIDASDKVLDSLDEPLNDPASVPLYLLFDRIKRDGYKVVLSGEGSDELFLGYRQYFEFLDIEQMSKLSNKNWLKKYFRSNYSQNREWEYYKRIFDDTLLFRTSGETFTDLQKNALMKRNVKDNQALKYLKTYRDRFEASPHTDESIWYSYIDLNHFQAEQFLTKLDRVSMAHSIESRTPFLDHKLASAVFSLDPKLRYEDGVTKSLLKQIMKPHLNEKILNRKKKGFSNPYMEYLVDSKKLELIKEVNQQTGMFKPKELDELLNSASTGGFKQHIWGLYVLSVWLKKWIV
- a CDS encoding class I SAM-dependent methyltransferase; the encoded protein is MPRIDSQKFYSSAIEVHGVTAKGVNWHSKESQRTRFDIIFNILPKDLTQFTIADAGCGFGDLYLYAQKKKRLPKEYIGIDSLPDMYSIASEQTGCEIIIADICKDPLPSASYYICSGAMNVLNNFETHLFIRKCYEASEIGFIFNILHGDKESETYNYLTTAQIQKIASEIGVTKITLKDDYMEDDITVGFYK
- a CDS encoding NfeD family protein; the encoded protein is MKRLLFLLFLIILPLFSASPTVVKLEISGAIGPATSSYLKEGIASAISHDVQMILIELDTPGGLSTSMREMIQDILNSPISVATYVYPKGARAASAGTYLLYASHVAAMAPGTNLGAATPVSIMPGQKTADANSSISTLEKKAINDATAYIKSLAQLNDRNISWAIEAVKEAESLSAEDALKSGVIDLMANNTEELLAKLHGRVVKVANQNHILNTKDANIINYEANFKTRFLSIITNPNMAYIFLLIAIYGIFFELMNPGAIFPGVLGGIAGVIALYALNIIPFNYAGLALIILGIAFMVAEVFITGFGVLGIGGVISFAFGSILLFDADTLGSSVSIPLILALTIVSLGFFVLVIRLFISSRSAKIVSGAEELVGALGEVIEVNENSYHVYCHGEAWSAKSKSKLSAGQRVEVIRLSGLTLEVKPIKE
- a CDS encoding sensor domain-containing diguanylate cyclase; this encodes MKSNYKIIIVITILLLILSVTISVANYMVSLKSTQTHLKTQSLPLSIDNIYTEIQKHLIEPYLVSSMMANDTFLKDWIVHEEENVGKIAKYLDSIKNKYEMLTAFLVSEKSHKYYTHNGYLEEVKKDNPTNQWYFKFKNTPKSHEINLDFNENFTNTLIMFINFKIYDDNYNFIGATGIGIEISYIDEMLRMFKKNYHLNVYFLNEDGKVVLTRQNKEAYSHLNEMKELKKYRDQIISKDTSMIEYEKNGEEYLLKTKYIPELDIYLVVEAKLNDFDKEATQVFYFNLIISLIFTLLFAIIIMFVLRNYHRKLEILADFDSLTEIPNRRNFNTKFEQFLSLHKRDERPICLVFMDIDDFKSINDELGHNIGDEVLIQVAKILKNRVRKTDLLSRWGGEEFTIAFIDTNINDAHTITQKIREAIEKNETLKKTVGYNLTASFGLTACNEYDTIDTVISRADKAMYEAKQHGKNRVVLARSAVSEESS
- the arsC gene encoding arsenate reductase (glutaredoxin) (This arsenate reductase requires both glutathione and glutaredoxin to convert arsenate to arsenite, after which the efflux transporter formed by ArsA and ArsB can extrude the arsenite from the cell, providing resistance.); protein product: MNQVTIWHNPSCSKSRAALNILEESGCEIEVVKYLKITPTKDEITTALTMLGMNPKELMRTKEDIYTELNLKVEDDYDKLVDAMVENPKLIERPVIFKDGQAIIGRPTSIIAKFLTS
- a CDS encoding GAF domain-containing protein, coding for MRYANIYKKLADFGRDLLNDTSYASGLPRIAKYAKEVIGAHRCSIFINDLEKKELWTTLADDIQRIIIPSNKGLVGHTIRERKPLIENNPYSNPHFLPDIDKESGYTTKNIVTAPIFNSKREIIGVLQLLNKEEGFDTEDIKFMIFFAHYVSGYLELIDLCLMEGSNDESKA
- a CDS encoding slipin family protein — translated: MYFDGPVFGIYVVVLVIVFLAMAIRILREYERGVVFTLGRFTGVKGPGLIILIPFIQQMVRVDLRTIVLDVPTQDVISHDNVSVHVNAVVYFRVLDPEKAIIQVEDYNTATSQLAQTTLRSVLGGHELDEMLAERERLNHDIQEILDKQTDAWGIKISNVEIKHIDLDESMVRAIAKQAEAERERRAKVINAKGELEASENLLAAAKKLSENSLGIQLRYLQTMSDISNDKTNTIIFPFSTELSKLFKGKE
- a CDS encoding GAF domain-containing protein → MQKYKQIAEFGKKLMALGKIENSLELIADEAKMLLNADRCSIFIVDAEDKMLWTKLSDGIGRIVIALDSGIVGDTYKTTKPQVVNSPYDDSRFLPSIDKKSGYVTRNIITVPIFDSKREVIGVIQLLNKSRGDYDDKDLETLTFFANYVSGSLELVLMNEK
- a CDS encoding class I SAM-dependent methyltransferase, yielding MNINFKEKSSKEILEWFETCEIEAGEIVELEVLESDIERIGYKAFVDLAQVFFMKMLTPTSSDAKSLTLRFQKLNLESSFHKADKSSEKYGVDSEFFTIDKTAQFSFLYHYREALKFINIKDKKRVLNLGVNRGDEFRVIEELLSADEFKEKEFVGIDYSASAIEYAKKDFPSANVDFRCHDINALDELGLGEFDLIISIGTLQSTNINFNTTFMSLYQNHLEKGGAIILGFPNCRWIDGEMIYGAKAPNYAFSELSLVLKDIHFCKKYLQQKKYRVTVTGKDYLFLTARKILH
- the upp gene encoding uracil phosphoribosyltransferase; this encodes MIHELTNPLTKTLVTHLRDQRRDAVRFRHTIAELTKQLVYEAFHDFPLLDRTVITWTGELSCKTIDEESIVVVTVLRAGMPMLDSVMELLPDAHAGFLAMKRDETTHESVLYYDRLPDCKGKTILLVDPMVATGGSMIDALELIKSRKPSRIITLNIIGSPEGLDVVKSAYPEIDIYIAQIDEKLNEDKYIIPGLGDAGDRSYNTVG